In the genome of Macellibacteroides fermentans, one region contains:
- a CDS encoding metal ABC transporter permease produces the protein MTDLLQYAFFQNALIGSFLTAIACGIVGTYIVSRRLVFITGGITHASFGGLGIGFFAGINPILSALIFSILSAFGVEWVSRKQGVREDSAIAGFWSLGMALGVIAIFMTPGFAPNLSAYLFGNILTISYTDILWISILSVVLIVFFVLFHREILYVAFDNDFALTQRLPVKLVEYTMMCFIAITIVLSIRLVGIMLLMSMVTLPQITVNLFTSNFNKIIWGSIFIGFIGCLSGLILSYLLNVPSGAFIILVLVIFFLVAKGLLFFRKKQ, from the coding sequence ATGACAGATCTACTGCAATATGCATTTTTTCAAAACGCCTTGATAGGAAGCTTTCTAACAGCGATTGCCTGTGGAATTGTTGGCACCTATATCGTATCCAGAAGGTTGGTGTTTATTACCGGCGGAATCACCCATGCCTCATTCGGAGGATTAGGTATCGGCTTTTTTGCCGGCATAAATCCTATTCTCTCGGCTTTGATCTTTTCTATTCTTTCCGCCTTCGGAGTAGAATGGGTTAGCCGCAAACAGGGGGTGAGGGAAGATTCGGCTATAGCCGGGTTCTGGTCTCTGGGTATGGCTTTGGGAGTTATCGCCATATTTATGACTCCGGGGTTTGCTCCTAACCTATCCGCCTACCTTTTCGGAAATATTCTTACAATTTCATATACCGATATCCTTTGGATAAGTATATTGTCGGTTGTACTCATTGTTTTTTTCGTGCTTTTCCACAGGGAAATTCTTTATGTAGCATTCGACAACGACTTTGCGTTAACCCAACGTTTGCCGGTAAAACTGGTGGAATATACCATGATGTGCTTTATTGCCATTACGATTGTACTGTCTATCCGTTTGGTTGGAATTATGCTGCTTATGTCTATGGTAACTCTGCCACAGATAACCGTCAATCTCTTCACATCCAATTTTAATAAGATTATCTGGGGAAGTATTTTTATAGGATTTATTGGATGTTTGTCAGGATTAATCTTGTCCTATTTATTAAACGTACCTTCGGGAGCTTTTATCATTCTGGTATTGGTCATTTTCTTTTTAGTGGCAAAAGGGCTATTATTCTTCCGTAAAAAACAATAA
- a CDS encoding phospholipase yields the protein MWFIVIGIIVLGILAAIAGHLRNKKLQGMLERGEIKEIPEPKEISEGCCGQHETCEKDSLLAAVSKKIEYYEDEDLDRFIGTAADAYSENEVEEFREVLYTLQEVEVAGWIRSLLLRGIELPDALKDEAFLILGERRIHA from the coding sequence ATGTGGTTTATCGTTATTGGAATTATTGTATTGGGCATCCTTGCCGCCATTGCTGGTCATTTGCGGAATAAGAAATTGCAGGGGATGTTGGAGAGGGGAGAAATCAAAGAAATTCCCGAGCCGAAAGAGATATCTGAAGGATGCTGCGGACAGCATGAAACCTGCGAAAAAGACAGCCTGCTTGCTGCTGTAAGCAAGAAAATAGAATATTACGAAGATGAAGATCTGGATCGTTTCATCGGTACTGCTGCAGATGCATATTCGGAAAATGAAGTTGAAGAATTCCGTGAAGTTCTCTATACGCTTCAGGAAGTTGAAGTGGCCGGATGGATCCGCAGCCTGCTTTTACGGGGTATCGAATTGCCCGATGCCCTGAAAGATGAAGCATTTCTGATTCTTGGTGAACGACGTATACACGCCTAA
- the ribF gene encoding riboflavin biosynthesis protein RibF, producing the protein MIVTRDTEILKDIELVATIGFFDGVHLGHRFLIEEMLSVARSRKLPAAVITFPEHPRAVLHADYQPKLLNSFEEKLMHLESTGVDYCIVLDFTPELSQLSAKEFIQEILCKRIHVNTLLIGYDHRFGRNRADGFEQYVEYGKSCGMDVIQASPYSPGMEHVSSSEVRKQLDHCRVDKAAALLGYPYMIKGSIVSGYKIGRTIGFPTANIRVDEPFKVLPGIGIYAVWVNLNGVRYKGMLYIGCRPTIDNNLDMALEVNILNFSGDIYNAQLEVVFVRFMREDIKFESLEALRAQLEIDREEVDALLSGLE; encoded by the coding sequence ATGATTGTGACGAGAGATACTGAGATATTGAAAGACATTGAGCTGGTGGCCACCATTGGATTCTTTGATGGAGTGCATTTGGGACATCGGTTCCTGATTGAAGAAATGCTATCAGTAGCAAGGTCCAGAAAGCTTCCTGCAGCTGTAATTACCTTTCCCGAACATCCCAGAGCAGTGCTTCATGCCGATTACCAACCCAAATTATTGAATAGCTTTGAAGAGAAGCTGATGCATCTGGAATCTACCGGAGTAGATTATTGTATCGTACTTGATTTTACTCCTGAACTTTCTCAATTGTCGGCCAAAGAGTTTATCCAAGAGATCTTGTGTAAGCGGATTCATGTGAATACATTGCTGATTGGGTACGATCATCGTTTCGGCCGTAATCGGGCGGATGGTTTTGAACAGTATGTAGAATACGGAAAGAGTTGTGGGATGGATGTGATACAGGCTTCACCCTACAGCCCCGGAATGGAGCATGTTAGTTCGTCTGAGGTCCGTAAGCAATTAGACCATTGTCGTGTAGACAAAGCTGCGGCTTTGTTGGGCTATCCATACATGATTAAAGGAAGTATTGTAAGTGGTTATAAAATTGGTAGAACAATTGGTTTTCCTACTGCCAATATAAGGGTAGACGAGCCATTTAAAGTTTTGCCGGGAATCGGGATCTATGCGGTTTGGGTAAATTTGAACGGGGTACGTTACAAAGGAATGCTGTATATCGGATGCAGGCCAACCATAGATAATAATCTGGATATGGCTCTTGAAGTCAATATTCTGAATTTTAGCGGCGACATTTACAACGCTCAGCTGGAGGTTGTATTTGTTCGTTTTATGCGCGAAGATATTAAATTTGAGAGTCTGGAGGCTTTACGCGCCCAGTTGGAAATTGATCGGGAAGAGGTGGATGCGCTTCTGTCCGGATTGGAATAA
- a CDS encoding M20 family metallo-hydrolase, with the protein MEAFYDALDLLSGMIRIPSFSREENDVADYLFSQWTKAGHKVNRAGNNLWIVAPGFELRKQTILLNSHIDTVKPVAGWSKDPFAADAGKDDRLYGLGSNDAGASVVSLYEAFTILSKKSQPSNLIFLASCEEEVSGKNGLELALAELPPIHFAVVGEPTEMQPAVAEKGLMVLDCIASGKAGHAARNEGVNAILLAMKDIEWFTTYQFPEKSDFLGPVKMSVTVIHAGSQHNVIPDRCEFTVDIRTNECYTNEALFNHIKQHIDSEVKARSFRLNSSRTEVTHPFVQRAILLGKDPFGSPTLSDQALMRFPSVKIGPGKSSRSHTADEFICPSEIREAIDTYIRLLDGLQL; encoded by the coding sequence ATGGAAGCTTTTTATGATGCCTTGGATTTACTAAGCGGTATGATTCGCATTCCTTCATTTAGCCGTGAAGAAAACGATGTAGCCGATTATCTTTTTTCTCAATGGACAAAGGCTGGCCATAAAGTAAACCGCGCAGGGAATAATCTTTGGATAGTTGCTCCGGGTTTTGAATTGAGGAAACAAACCATATTGCTTAACTCCCACATAGATACGGTAAAGCCTGTAGCTGGATGGAGCAAGGATCCGTTTGCTGCCGATGCCGGTAAAGACGACCGCCTGTATGGGTTGGGAAGTAACGATGCCGGCGCCAGTGTTGTTTCATTGTATGAAGCTTTTACGATTTTAAGTAAAAAGAGCCAACCATCCAATTTGATTTTCCTAGCCTCATGTGAAGAAGAAGTTTCTGGAAAGAATGGTCTGGAATTGGCTCTTGCCGAGTTACCTCCCATTCATTTTGCAGTGGTGGGCGAACCTACGGAGATGCAACCGGCTGTTGCCGAAAAAGGATTGATGGTGTTGGATTGTATCGCTTCGGGAAAGGCTGGTCATGCTGCCAGAAACGAGGGGGTGAATGCTATTCTGTTGGCTATGAAGGATATCGAATGGTTTACTACGTATCAATTTCCAGAAAAAAGTGATTTTCTGGGCCCGGTAAAAATGTCGGTTACGGTAATTCATGCCGGAAGTCAGCATAATGTAATTCCCGATAGATGCGAATTTACGGTAGATATCCGGACCAATGAGTGCTATACGAATGAAGCATTGTTTAATCATATAAAACAACATATAGATAGTGAAGTGAAAGCCCGGTCTTTCCGATTAAACTCTTCACGAACCGAGGTTACCCATCCCTTCGTTCAAAGGGCGATCCTTTTGGGTAAAGATCCTTTTGGGTCTCCTACGTTGTCGGACCAGGCACTGATGCGGTTCCCTTCGGTCAAAATCGGACCGGGAAAGTCCTCCCGCTCGCATACAGCGGACGAATTTATTTGTCCTTCCGAAATAAGGGAGGCCATTGATACCTATATACGGTTATTAGACGGATTACAACTCTGA
- a CDS encoding 3-phosphoshikimate 1-carboxyvinyltransferase, whose protein sequence is MEYQIKAPSKLQASIQLPASKSISNRALILHALSYSAYDIVNLSDCDDTKVMVNALNSDGRDFDIKAAGTAMRFLTAFLSKIVGEWTITGTERMKNRPIKLLVDALNSLGARIEYIEKEGYPPLRIFGSALQGGEISLSGGISSQYISALLMVAPLMEKGLTIHLEGNIISRPYIQLTLQLMEQFGVKANWSGQTIKVLPQEYKPVPFTVESDWSAASYWYQMAALNKDAEIELLGLFKNSLQGDSAVAGLFTQLGITTSYTNKGVLLKKNGNRCTKFNHNFVNEPDLAQTFVVTCVLLNVHFRFSGLQSLKIKETDRIEALCNELRKLGYLIHVEGNSVMEWNGERCEPMDHPVINTYEDHRMAMAFAPVALALPQGICIADPEVVSKSYPNFWNDLLKAGFEIKD, encoded by the coding sequence ATGGAATATCAGATAAAAGCGCCTTCCAAATTACAGGCATCCATTCAGTTACCGGCATCCAAAAGCATCAGTAACCGTGCACTGATCTTACATGCATTAAGTTACAGTGCTTACGACATCGTTAATTTATCCGATTGCGATGATACAAAAGTAATGGTAAATGCCCTTAATTCGGATGGCCGCGATTTTGACATTAAAGCAGCAGGAACCGCTATGCGGTTTTTAACCGCTTTCCTTTCAAAAATTGTGGGAGAATGGACAATAACCGGAACCGAACGCATGAAGAACCGTCCCATCAAGCTACTGGTTGATGCCTTGAACTCCTTAGGTGCCCGTATTGAGTACATTGAGAAAGAGGGTTATCCTCCGTTGCGGATTTTTGGTAGTGCATTGCAGGGCGGAGAGATATCTCTGTCCGGAGGAATCAGTTCACAATATATTTCGGCACTTCTCATGGTTGCCCCGCTTATGGAAAAAGGACTTACCATCCATCTGGAAGGTAACATAATATCCCGTCCTTACATCCAACTCACCCTTCAGCTGATGGAACAGTTCGGGGTGAAGGCTAATTGGTCTGGTCAGACTATAAAAGTATTGCCTCAGGAATATAAGCCGGTGCCCTTTACCGTGGAATCCGATTGGAGCGCCGCCTCGTATTGGTATCAAATGGCAGCCCTGAACAAAGATGCTGAAATTGAATTGTTAGGGTTGTTTAAAAATAGTTTACAGGGTGACTCGGCTGTAGCCGGATTATTTACGCAACTGGGTATTACAACCTCTTACACAAACAAGGGAGTTCTTTTAAAAAAGAACGGAAACCGATGCACAAAGTTCAATCATAATTTTGTGAATGAACCCGATCTTGCACAAACCTTTGTGGTTACTTGTGTGTTACTTAACGTACACTTCCGTTTCTCTGGATTGCAGAGTTTGAAAATAAAAGAAACCGATCGCATCGAAGCCTTATGTAACGAGTTGCGAAAACTTGGCTATCTGATTCATGTTGAAGGAAACAGTGTGATGGAATGGAATGGAGAGCGTTGCGAACCAATGGATCACCCGGTGATCAACACCTATGAAGATCATCGTATGGCCATGGCTTTTGCTCCGGTAGCTCTTGCACTCCCTCAGGGTATCTGTATTGCTGATCCGGAGGTGGTGAGCAAATCATATCCAAATTTTTGGAATGATTTACTAAAAGCTGGTTTTGAAATTAAAGATTAA